A part of Solibacillus sp. FSL H8-0538 genomic DNA contains:
- a CDS encoding SulP family inorganic anion transporter, translated as MQSLREQWFGNVRGDILAGLVVALALIPEAIAFSILAGVDPMVGLYASFVIAVTISFVGGRPAMISAATGAMALVIVSLVKDHGLQYLLAATILTGIIQVLFGVFKIARLMKFIPNAVMIGFVNSLAILVFMAQTPHFFGGSLMTWIFLLATIAFVYGIPYVIKGIPAPLIAVVILSVVAVYAGFDLNTVGDMGSITQSLPSFFIPDVPFNLETLSIIFPYSIALAIVGLMESLLTASILDDMTDSDSDKNKEARGQGIANVINGFFGGMAGCAMIGQSVINVKSGARGRLSTFVAGAFLIFLILVLGDYVVQIPMPVLAGVMVVVCITQFDWSTFKYAITAPKKDVFVMLLTVGVVIYTHNLAVGVVAGVLVSAMFFVAEISRVDIIEDSDMFTVKGQLFFASTEGFMNYFKNKGLTEQEVTIDFSDSRIWDDSAVGALLKINDLLEANGNTVHFCSFDGSSATLIAKITGKSLPL; from the coding sequence ATGCAAAGTTTACGTGAGCAATGGTTTGGAAATGTTCGAGGCGATATTTTAGCTGGACTTGTTGTCGCACTCGCACTTATTCCAGAGGCAATTGCTTTTTCTATTTTAGCTGGCGTTGACCCCATGGTAGGGTTGTATGCGTCGTTTGTTATTGCGGTGACGATTAGCTTTGTCGGTGGTCGCCCTGCTATGATTTCAGCTGCAACGGGTGCAATGGCACTTGTTATCGTGTCGCTTGTAAAAGATCACGGGCTACAATATTTACTAGCCGCAACAATTTTAACGGGAATTATTCAAGTATTATTTGGTGTTTTCAAAATTGCCCGCTTGATGAAATTCATTCCGAATGCCGTCATGATTGGCTTTGTGAATTCATTAGCAATTTTAGTATTTATGGCGCAAACGCCGCACTTCTTCGGCGGAAGCCTTATGACATGGATCTTTTTACTGGCAACAATCGCATTTGTTTACGGAATCCCTTATGTTATTAAAGGCATACCTGCGCCACTCATTGCAGTTGTTATTTTATCGGTGGTGGCTGTGTATGCGGGGTTTGATTTAAATACGGTTGGCGATATGGGATCGATTACACAAAGCTTGCCTTCATTCTTTATTCCGGACGTGCCATTTAACTTAGAGACGTTATCCATTATTTTTCCGTATTCGATTGCCCTAGCGATTGTTGGGTTAATGGAATCACTGTTAACGGCGTCGATTTTAGATGATATGACGGATTCTGATAGTGATAAAAATAAAGAAGCGCGTGGACAAGGGATTGCCAATGTCATAAACGGATTCTTCGGTGGGATGGCAGGCTGTGCAATGATTGGCCAATCTGTTATTAATGTGAAGTCAGGTGCACGTGGTCGACTTTCTACGTTTGTTGCAGGCGCATTTTTAATTTTTTTAATATTAGTACTTGGCGATTATGTCGTGCAAATTCCAATGCCAGTGCTTGCTGGTGTGATGGTCGTTGTGTGTATAACACAGTTTGACTGGAGCACATTTAAATATGCGATCACAGCACCGAAAAAAGATGTATTCGTTATGCTATTAACAGTGGGTGTTGTAATTTATACACATAATTTAGCAGTCGGTGTTGTTGCAGGTGTGCTTGTGAGTGCGATGTTCTTTGTTGCTGAAATTTCACGCGTGGATATTATCGAAGATAGTGATATGTTTACGGTGAAAGGCCAGTTATTTTTCGCTTCAACAGAAGGATTTATGAATTATTTCAAGAATAAAGGATTAACTGAGCAAGAAGTAACGATTGATTTCTCAGATAGCCGTATCTGGGATGATTCAGCGGTTGGGGCATTATTAAAAATAAATGATTTACTCGAAGCAAACGGCAATACGGTTCATTTCTGCAGTTTTGACGGATCGAGCGCAACACTCATAGCAAAAATAACGGGGAAATCCTTACCTCTATAA
- a CDS encoding type II toxin-antitoxin system PemK/MazF family toxin, protein MGITGNVERGSVIWLNMYPTKGHEQNGWRAAIVLSDGLIDPNNTNFAMIVPVTTQIKEYPFEVKVPKGINTAHPRVPFTELSGVVLTDQAKSLDLNARNAVVIGKVGPRSSFYQKVVTNVRSILA, encoded by the coding sequence ATGGGGATTACAGGGAATGTTGAGCGAGGTAGCGTAATATGGTTGAACATGTATCCAACAAAAGGGCATGAACAAAACGGTTGGCGTGCTGCAATCGTTCTTTCAGACGGACTAATTGATCCGAATAATACAAACTTTGCTATGATTGTTCCTGTTACGACACAAATAAAGGAATATCCTTTTGAGGTAAAGGTTCCTAAGGGTATTAACACGGCCCATCCAAGAGTCCCATTTACAGAACTGAGTGGAGTCGTCCTTACCGATCAAGCCAAGTCACTTGACCTTAATGCGAGAAATGCTGTGGTCATTGGTAAAGTAGGCCCGAGATCGAGCTTTTACCAAAAAGTAGTTACCAATGTCCGCTCTATTCTTGCATAA
- a CDS encoding dynamin family protein, protein MTEKINEQVSTIQPPASNPLLQLIERVKPLSVMLAQNSYVRDTTRRLTRIIEDAQNQTMLLILGKERVGKTTMINGLLGRELLSASNTNPTSANTFIRYGEEECIKAVFLDGMIATFDIAKVELLTTSDNFSAQIIREHLDYLEVYIKHDLLKEVTIVDSTALEVGADNSAYFSQALINRVDEIFWVLRSGSIATEAELNFLHKLNVRGIKPHFIVNAIDCFEGSVTTFIESEKSRYGSQIEDMLGVSALQAIEARKSNNTQLLIDSHYTELTQLIHRIVNNQSKKTRHITERFMNWLERLRKEIELIPAREPYLSAYESIEQYSADTNFEFSRQQRDMAIISAYEDEYRHVSEVFKPVQTLYQLLQVLAGELYLRDLEVERFEERAIRYQQAVREYRKLHSEYEHEYARYEKQHKKLHGKGLKATVEVDEENDYVKDRIASLNNQQAICAEKLEFIQKYEKQMLEDLYAIQNHLNDLAMKRMKTILMQVGELNVQRKRERIILKSNANKLAEFNCIIEAQGFVRDALKPYLLSNSLPLTDSEKTHVRNTIDCICAVDLTHEGLYTRLTFNDLDLTAQLDFETSYKLSGLSLTEADVVSDLPELPAIIEIEEIA, encoded by the coding sequence ATGACTGAGAAAATCAATGAACAGGTTAGTACAATACAACCGCCCGCATCAAATCCATTACTGCAATTAATCGAGCGTGTAAAGCCGTTGAGTGTTATGTTAGCGCAAAATTCATATGTTAGAGATACAACACGTCGTTTAACCCGCATTATTGAAGATGCACAAAATCAAACGATGTTATTAATTTTAGGGAAAGAACGCGTCGGAAAAACGACGATGATTAATGGTCTGCTTGGGCGTGAGCTACTTTCTGCAAGTAACACGAACCCGACAAGTGCCAATACATTTATTCGCTACGGTGAGGAAGAATGCATTAAAGCAGTATTTTTAGATGGTATGATTGCAACATTTGATATTGCCAAAGTGGAGCTTCTAACAACGTCTGATAACTTTAGTGCCCAAATCATTCGAGAGCACCTGGACTATTTAGAGGTGTATATAAAGCATGACTTACTGAAGGAAGTAACAATTGTAGATTCAACTGCACTTGAAGTAGGGGCAGACAATTCCGCTTATTTTTCACAGGCTCTAATTAACCGCGTAGATGAAATTTTTTGGGTGCTTCGTAGTGGATCTATTGCGACAGAGGCGGAGCTGAACTTTTTACATAAATTAAATGTGCGTGGCATTAAGCCCCATTTCATCGTTAATGCGATTGACTGCTTTGAAGGTAGTGTGACGACCTTTATTGAATCAGAGAAAAGTCGATACGGTTCACAAATTGAGGACATGCTAGGTGTTTCCGCGTTACAGGCAATTGAGGCGAGAAAAAGTAATAATACACAGTTGTTAATTGATTCGCATTATACAGAATTGACCCAGCTAATTCACCGAATTGTAAATAATCAATCTAAAAAGACACGTCATATTACGGAGCGTTTCATGAATTGGCTTGAGCGACTACGCAAGGAAATCGAGTTGATTCCTGCACGTGAGCCGTATTTATCGGCTTATGAAAGCATTGAGCAGTATAGCGCGGATACGAATTTTGAGTTTTCACGTCAGCAACGGGATATGGCCATTATTTCGGCATATGAGGATGAATATCGCCATGTAAGTGAAGTGTTCAAGCCTGTCCAAACATTATACCAGCTACTCCAAGTACTAGCAGGCGAGTTGTATTTACGTGATTTAGAAGTAGAGCGCTTCGAGGAGCGTGCCATTCGCTATCAGCAAGCCGTTCGTGAATACCGCAAGCTACATAGCGAATATGAACATGAATATGCGCGCTATGAGAAGCAGCATAAAAAGCTTCACGGTAAAGGTTTGAAAGCCACCGTCGAAGTAGATGAGGAAAATGACTATGTAAAGGACCGCATCGCAAGTCTCAACAACCAACAGGCCATTTGTGCTGAAAAGTTGGAGTTCATTCAAAAATACGAAAAGCAAATGTTAGAAGATTTATATGCCATCCAAAATCATTTAAACGATTTAGCGATGAAACGAATGAAAACAATTTTAATGCAAGTAGGCGAACTAAACGTCCAACGCAAGCGTGAGCGCATCATTCTAAAATCAAATGCCAATAAGTTAGCGGAATTTAATTGCATCATTGAGGCGCAAGGTTTTGTACGTGATGCATTGAAACCGTATTTACTAAGTAATTCGCTGCCATTAACAGATTCGGAGAAGACTCATGTACGCAATACGATTGACTGTATTTGTGCAGTAGACTTAACACATGAAGGCTTGTATACACGTTTAACATTCAATGATCTTGATCTAACAGCACAGCTTGATTTTGAAACGAGTTACAAGCTGTCCGGACTAAGCTTAACCGAGGCTGATGTTGTTTCGGATTTACCTGAATTACCTGCAATCATTGAAATTGAAGAAATTGCTTAA
- a CDS encoding universal stress protein, protein MYQHILLAADGSNNALRAATEASKIAKLAKDSHVTIVYVADFEKAKTENLHASSAESLYVERRQKLANIEAIFREAAVAYKLEILRGNPGPEIIKFANDKAVDLVVVGSRGLNSLQEMVLGSVSHKVMKHVNCPALVVK, encoded by the coding sequence ATATATCAACATATTTTACTTGCAGCGGACGGCTCAAACAACGCACTGCGGGCCGCAACAGAAGCCTCAAAAATTGCGAAGTTAGCAAAGGATTCACACGTAACCATTGTGTATGTGGCTGATTTTGAAAAAGCAAAAACAGAAAATCTGCATGCGTCCTCTGCCGAAAGCCTGTATGTAGAGCGTCGTCAAAAATTAGCGAACATTGAAGCTATTTTTAGAGAAGCTGCCGTTGCTTACAAACTTGAAATTTTACGAGGCAATCCAGGTCCAGAGATCATTAAGTTTGCCAATGACAAAGCAGTCGATTTAGTTGTAGTCGGAAGCCGCGGTCTTAACAGCTTGCAAGAAATGGTGCTTGGCAGTGTGTCACATAAAGTGATGAAGCACGTTAATTGTCCTGCACTTGTGGTGAAATAA